A part of Capsicum annuum cultivar UCD-10X-F1 chromosome 6, UCD10Xv1.1, whole genome shotgun sequence genomic DNA contains:
- the LOC124899454 gene encoding uncharacterized protein LOC124899454, whose amino-acid sequence MVEAVASPTNDSRVVPKFMKKNIFSRFSTPSAIISDGEHQAYWAMKKLNFEMKATGEKRLLQLNGLDEFRLHAYENAKLYKKKTKRCNDKQIRERVFEPGQLVLLFNSRLKLFSGKLRSKWSGPFEVVRMTPHGAVELWSKEKMEKFLMN is encoded by the exons ATGGTGGAAGCTGTAGCTAGTCCGACTAATGATTCAAGAGTGGTGCCAAAATTtatgaagaagaacatattttccagatttagtaCACCTAGCGCAATAATTAGTGACGGAG AACATCAAGCGTATTGGGCCATgaaaaagttgaattttgagATGAAAGCCACGGGGGAGAAACGATTATTGCAGCTGAATGGGCTTGATGAGTTTAGGCTTCATGCCTATGAGAATGCCAAGCTTTATAAGAAGAAGACAAAAAGGTGTAATGATAAACAAATTAGAGAGAGAGTGTTTGAACCTGGACAACTTGTTTTATTGTTCAATTCAAGGCTTAAGTTGTTCTCGGGTAAATTACGATCTAAATGGTCTGGACCTTTTGAGGTAGTGCGAATGACACCTCATGGAGCTGTAGAGTTGTGGAGTAAAGAGAAGATGGAGAAGTTCCTGATGAATTGA